One genomic region from Leguminivora glycinivorella isolate SPB_JAAS2020 chromosome 8, LegGlyc_1.1, whole genome shotgun sequence encodes:
- the LOC125229097 gene encoding protein O-mannosyl-transferase TMTC1-like produces MCKFRNVTLRVRTLKMKRRAAAALPTLREESPRFNRDLALYGTVVITAVLSYINSLNGEFVHDDIPAVVMNPDVIGTNPLRKVFENDFWGTPMSDVNSHKSYRPLTTLSFSRLVFPLYLNKQNITCLNLAFPGCNYQDVGNSSRSSIMEY; encoded by the exons ATGTGCAAGTTCCGAAATGTGACACTGCGTGTACGAACTCTCAAGATGAAGCGACGAGCGGCGGCGGCCCTGCCCACGTTGCGCGAGGAGTCACCACGCTTCAACCGCGACCTGGCCTTATACGGCACGGTGGTCATCACCGCCGTCCTCAGCTATATCAACAGCCTGAATGGCGAGTTCGTGCATGACGACATCCCTGCGGTCGTGATGAACCCGGATGTGATTGGGACGAATCCGCTGCGGAAAGTTTTCGAGAATGACTTCTGGGGTACGCCGATGAGTGATGTGAACAGCCATAAGAGCTACAGGCCGTTGACTACGCTGTCCTTCAG CCGGCTCGTGTTCCCGTTATATTTGAACAAACAGAACATCACGTGCCTCAATTTGGCATTCCCAGGGTGCAATTATCAAGACGTTGGTAATTCGTCTCGCTCGAGCATCATGGAGTATTAA